The Arachis ipaensis cultivar K30076 chromosome B05, Araip1.1, whole genome shotgun sequence nucleotide sequence ggaggcatgaagttagccccaacgttagccccctaacttggaggctaacattGGGCATGAAGATTACTCCCTGGGctccccacgtttgagccaacgttagccccctaacttggaggctaacgttgggaaGAGAAACTTGAAATTCATCCCTGGGCCAGCCAACGTTTGCgtcaacgttagccccctaacttggaggctaacgttggcacatgaattacaaagggagaagggccaacgttagccccaacgttagccccctaacttggaggctaacgttggcgccactagcacaaagcATTGCCAACGtaagggtcaaagttagacccctaactttggctcaaacgttagGTCCAACTATGGCTAacttcaaaaccggttcaattggttcactttggttcttcttcaaacttcaagagcaatcaaccaaggcctctttcaacccaattccaccaagaacaaaggcccaactcaaggcttgaagatcattttggaaagtgtataaataggagagaattcaagttattcggggagctttccttttagaattctcaaaatagttttcggagagcttttgaacttgagtgaattttaatttcttgttttcattgctttcaatttcattttacatttgtcttggatcttggattggagaattgaagaaattctgtttcaatctcaatcttggatctctctgtttctttactgttttgagaaaagtgatttgaggcttaaatgccggttttatgaattcgatgatgttgaatggtgaaagtgctgttttgttatgggacggaatggctgtgtatgattatgaataatggctggttctggattgaaccgtgagccgaaaTGGCTGTGtaagatattgatttatggctgattgctgaatgagttatgggccatatggctgactatgaattatgaacttaagccggatggctgagatggatatTGATCCAtgactgggactgaatgaatatatgcttgagatacctgggtagtagcaagggttgtggttcgtcccacttgctccaggtcaaagACTGTGATGCCTGgatagtagcggcagtagtggtgattccactcgttccaggttgagcttttaaacacccgcctgggtagtagccgcagtagtggttattccactggctctgggttgagcgggtagtagcaatggggttgtagctcaaacctacttgctccgcgatgggtgtttctgtctatggttagctaccaagacatgtcgggttggctacaTAAtcaacagatgatatcatcagccactagggacaggcatgcatcatatgcatctatgtgacattgtttgggtgtgcatattatacttggtgtatgtaagttgtatggtatttatggatgtatgatatcggatgaaagtatttttggatcggtattgcgatttaaagttttaaacaggctcatattttagtattaaataatataaaagtcgtcgtaatgtccgaactatcagagtcgcgcagccggaagtgtgagctttggtagttagggtgttacacctctTGCTGTTCCTCCTGTTctccttgttgttcttcttgtggttcttctcttcttctcccttttcGTGGCCTTCGACTTTGTTGTGCctctgtgacaatcatcatcctcTCGAAGGTTACAGGTAGGCCTGGATTCAACCATGTTTGGTTTGCATCCTCCATTGGCACTTTGGCCTTCACGCACAGCTGCATAATGGTACTTGGGTAGTGTAGCCAAGCTTCAGCCGAATTCTTCTCTGCAATCCTTTGAATATCACTTGCAATGATCTCGTGAACCTTCACTTCTCCTCCCATTATTATACAATGTAACATGATAGCTCTTTTTTGTTGACCTCTGAGTTGTTCACTGTGCCTAAGATCGATCTCTTTAATAGCTCATACCAACCTTTTGCTTCAGGGGTGAGATCTCCTCTTCTCAAGTATTTGTACTTGTTGTTAGCATCTCCTACCCAGTCCGTGTTCACCACACATATATCACTAGCAATTTCATCATAGTCTGGTTCTCCATTTATTCTTTGGTGGTACCCTAGCTCATCAAAATGGGCTGTCTTTAGTCTTAAGACTTTCATGATAGCATTTggactaaggtaattagtaagttaattAGTAAGATAGTTAGGATTTtggattaataataattatactCACTTGAtttactcttcgatgttaagagttgactaggtgagattaatacatcataattatcatagttgtggttatggtaaggaagaaattccataactcatcctaagtcaaggttccatttatgttttgaaccacattTTTCTCACTTTAAAgctttacttgttcatattacatacatagttcttttatttctttattactTTAATAATTACAATTTTGGatcgttcttttatttctttattgcttactttcatcattgaaaaccccttttgttcttgcaaccaaaattgtgcgctcttaggcattagttcctagggagacgacccgaggtttaattactctcggtttatatttgatttgaattaaactttgatgttgagaTTTAATTGCCGGTTCGGACTATGCTATCAACGAAACACTTAAtttcaattgagaaattctaaaccggcaCAAATCTTAACCATCAATGACAAAGTGGGAGTAATCCTtgtaattatcatattgtggttagtaacaaggatagtgatccttaaccatcaTCCCTTGCCAAGACTTTTTTTTTACCATTTGAGTTTTCTTTCCCTTGTTAGTTAATTGAATTTTACTTTCTTATTGTTTACACTTTTTGTCAATTGCTATCTCATTTCCGATTTCCTTCATAGCCAATCATTCAGCACTTGATTGCAATttttagggagaacgacccaagatTCTACTCCTGGTTATTGATTTGTATTGTGACAaccttttaaactttgattgagggttaattgttagtttagactatgcttacaacgaagtttttttttgttgaaaaattctagaccgacattaATCCTCTATCAATTAATcggcaccagtaaactgtgaacccggttaaatcgatctcctatttttaactaaaataaatcaaataatattataatattattcaagcatctctaatattaatataataataatattatattactatttctcttctcTTATAAATNNNNNNNNNNNNNNNNNNNNNNNNNNNNNNNNNNNNNNNNNNNNNNNNNNNNNNNNNNNNNNNNNNNNNNNNNNNNNNNNNNNNNNNNNNNNNNNNNNNNNNNNNNNNNNNNNNNNNNNNNNNNNNNNNNNNNNNNNNNNNNNNNNNNNNNNNNNNNNNNNNNNNNNNNNNNNNNNNNNNNNNNNNNNNNNNNNNNNNNNNNNNNNNNNNNNNNNNNNNNNNNNNNNNNNNNNNNNNNNNNNNNNNNNNNNNNNNNNNNNNNNNNNNNNNNNNNNNNNNNNNNNNNNNNNNNNNNNNNNNNNNNNNNNNNNNNNNNNNNNNNNNNNNNNNNNNNNNNNNNNNNNNNNNNNNNNNNNNNNNNNNNNNNNNNNNNNNNNNNNNNNNNNNNNNNNNNNNNNNNNNNNNNNNNNNNNNNNNNNNNNNNNNNNNNNNNNNNNNNNNNNNNNNNNNNNNNNNNNNNNNNNNNNNNNNNNNNNNNNNNNNNNNNNNNNNNNNNNNNNNNNNNNNNNNNNNNNNNNNNNNNNNNNNNNNNNNNNNNNNNNNNNNNNNNNNNNNNNNNNNNNNNNNNNNNNNNNNNNNNNNNNNNNNNNNNNNNNNNNNNNNNNNNNNNNNNNNNNNNNNNNNNNNNNNNNNNNNNNNNNNNNNNNNNNNNNNNNNNNNNNNNNNNNNNNNNNNNNNNNNNNAGTCTGCCTTGTCAAACTAAATTGAGTTTGGCTCGTCAAatataatactttatataatcaataatttaaaaaatttaaaaaatattattacaaagCAATCTAAAAGAAATAAGTTAAAATATTTATCAAACTTCTTCATTCCATCATTGATAAGTAAAGATATGTAAACAAAAATAAGAACacatatcaaataaaaaaatattttctttctatATCAAATTGAtgagataaaaaaatttttttttttacatcaaattgataagaaaaaaaatagaactaTTTTTTAAGTGAAAAGTTTGGAATGAATTAAATGGATAGATGAATTActgaaaatataaattaaataagcaAACTGAAGAGAGAAAAAATGTAAATAGAAGTTATGCGTGAAATGGAATGAAATTTGCAACTGCAGTAAATGATGGCAATACAACACGATGGTGGCGATGCAATTGAGGGTGTTGAAGGAGAAACACATAAAAGTGTGCATGAAGAATAAAATTGGTAGATTTTTCTAAAATGTTACAAAAAAAACTTTAatataattaaacaaaatattaagATGGTGAAAAATGTAAAGAAATTGATGTTCACTTAATCCATTTTTTGATTTATTagcaatttatttttttgttcaaaGATGTGTTATCATGGTTATAAGAGTAACAAAACTGATTTTATTTCAGTGGGaagttatttgattttttaaaataaattttatgacTAATTTATCCTTATAATTTGctatataaaataatttgttgGAAGATAAATAtagtccaaaaaaattagaaaccaAAGTCATAGTCAACTCTttgtattaattttatatattattatacataAGTTAACTTTGTATATCACACAAGCTTGTATACTCTTAATTTTAAAGAAAGGCATAAACATGTCTTGACCAAAGAATAAATTAAAAGATTCAATGATAAAGAGTCTGCAAAATGATCTAAACACAATACTTTGTAAAAGCAAAAATTAAGAGTCTAAGatcagaaaagaaaaacaaagtcaAGGAAGTATCCAAACAGGAGGACAAAAAAAGTTAACATCTGATAACACTTCTTGGCAACTCCCATCTTCTAAATTGAAGATGCCAATGTTATGATAATAAGTCTCTACTAACGATTGCTCTTCAACCAAGCTATCTGTAAAGTAGATTTGATTTCCTTTGGAATTTAAAAGATTGCCAGCAAACATTTGAACAGAAGCATTAAATCCAATTACCAGTATATAATTTCCCAAACTACTAATCCTTGACCATGCATTTGAATTTTCCTTCAATTCATAAATATCGAATTTGGTAGTCTTGTAGGAACGTTCCTCTTCCTCACAAATCAAATTAATAAGATGTCTTACCACCATCAATAAACTTCTATCAGCAGTCACAATCAGATATTTTTGATTAATGTCTTTTGTAGTAACAGTATGAAAGGGAGTTGAGGGTTTAAAAATTGTTACCATGGGACCTGCTTTTGTCATTGTATCAAATCTGTATAGCTGCCCATCATATTCTATTGCAAATATCCACCGTTGAAAAAATATGACATCTTGAAAATATGGAAGAGCCCTTGTTGGTAATTTCAGCCATCTCTTATTACTTGGCTTGTAAAAGGCCAATCTAGAAGATCCATATAAAGCCACCGCCATAAAATTAATGTCATCGGGAGCTGAATTTATAATAACCTTCcaaattagaaatttatttgcAAGGATGGTTTTCTCGGTGATCATGTAGTGTCCATGAAAGTAAAAACTACATTGATCTTCGTTATAAATTACATCCGGCAGATTTGAGATTGGAGGAAGATCCAAGAAAACTTTTGTCAATGGATTTAACATTCTTATGGTGCCTTCGTACATGGATACAATTATTAACCATCCATAACAAGAACCACGGATAAGTTGGTATTGTAATTCGGGAAGTGTGAGATGGTAAATCCCCTTCTCTTCAAGAATTTCTTTGTGAGTATCAACTTTGAAAGCTTCGTTAGTAGCAGCACCGCCGCCAATAGGTAACAGCAGCCATGGAGCTTTGTTGCCATTGAGGATCTTCGGAAGTTTGAAGTTCCACTGCTTACAAACCAATCGAAGTTGAAGATAGTCATCATATAAATGGAACCGCTTTGCGAATTCGTCCAACATATCTTGATGAATGTTTGCCCATTGATCAACTACCTCTCCCATGATACGTGTATGTCAGCCTCAAGCTATGTCAATTGGCTAGACTCGCAATAAGTACACCCAAATAATTTCTTATATAGATAGATAAAAGTAAGAAGGTTTAGTCAGTTTCAAAGCATTGTTGCTTTTATAACAATAATATGATTGTGTAAATTAAGGTAGGTTTCTGTTGCGTgattaaaagataagataaaaatataatatttcaaaattAATGTGACATAAAGATCAAAGTTTGAAATTTGTTATTAAAAGATAGATGAAATCTTTTAAAGTTATCattatttgagtttaatttttaattcATTCATTCATGGCAAAGTAAACAAGTTTTTAAATATAGTATCTTTACTAATTAAatgttaataatataataatataatatctaaagtttaatattttgttacaaaaaatatataaaatgttTGGCTTAAATACGTTCTCATAGAATATTAGCTTTTTTCTAACTTTGTTTTGTCAATTACTGGAaaaaaaacaatatatatatcgtgtaaaaactaatttaaatcaaaatcttTTACAAAATTTCACCTACCATATTATCTATTTataatctttatctttatctttatctttatagtAATACAAATGGGGAGCTCATATGCTGACGTGGCGCTCATACGTTGAGTATGAGAGTTTATTTGCTTAGGTGTCGTCACTataaatttttagatttatatttataaattataaattattgtttGCTTAGattgttattttcaaattttaaattatttatttggaTTGTTATACTTAGattgttattttataatttttaaattattttatttaggttgttatttttaaaattttaaattattttacttaggttgttatttttaaaattttaacactttttttaaaaaattgttgattttttttagcactattttttaaatttttgtagatttttttcaaaaattgcagcTACATatctaaatttaaatatatttacgttaatttagaattttaaaaattgttaatatatttatttactttatctacaaatttaattcaaatttaaattaaagtcaatcaaatttaaaaaattttagttatGACTCCACTATAAGAGTATAAGTTATGAGATATGTGTAGCACCACAATTCAAAGTACATCAAACTCTTTCTTTATATACATCCAAAATCTAAAATTTCTCTACTTATTCCAATGGCTGGTATTCACAAAATCGCAAAAATCAAACCTACAATCGATAGTTTGTGTGTACGTATACGAGTGATACGGTTATGGACACTACCAAGTTACGAAAATTCTTTATTGCCATGCTCAATTGAGATGGTTTTGTTTGATGAAGACCTGAGTTttctactaatattttttattttattttaaatttatattatttatattttaaatttgtttgtttatCCTCGTCTaattgttctttgatttttgtttatcaattCTAGGGAAGAAAAATACGCACCTCGGTACGATTACACCTACTTAGTTAGTAAGTTTATTGTTTTAGAAAaagtataatttaattataaaaatttatttattttattgataattTCGGCTGTGTTTTGTTTTTAACAAACTTATTGATaacaatttttttcattttaaatcatttcagATATTGTAGGATATCTCGCTGAAATTGGAAGTGAGAGAACTCTTGAAAAAAATGGCAAATCTATCAAGTACACTATTATTGAATTAGAGATTGATGATGGGtaatcatatatttatttttataaatctaaaattttttatattttcatcatcactaaaatttttaaaaatattatttataaattataatttattatttgctTAAGTtattacttttaaaatttaaaataatcttTTCTCTAGACCGAATACAAATGGGGAGACTTTTTGCTGACGTGACGCTCATATATTGGGTTTCGAGATTATTTTCTTAAATAtcgttattaaaaatttttgtaattttatttataaattaatagaTCATTTAGTTAGATTGTTAGATAATAATAAGGATTTATTTTTTGAGTTTATTAGCAAGGTAGTTAGAtatttaaatcttaatattattaaactaattttaaaaaaattaataaattatttggtTAGATTGttag carries:
- the LOC107640896 gene encoding putative F-box protein At5g55150, which translates into the protein MGEVVDQWANIHQDMLDEFAKRFHLYDDYLQLRLVCKQWNFKLPKILNGNKAPWLLLPIGGGAATNEAFKVDTHKEILEEKGIYHLTLPELQYQLIRGSCYGWLIIVSMYEGTIRMLNPLTKVFLDLPPISNLPDVIYNEDQCSFYFHGHYMITEKTILANKFLIWKVIINSAPDDINFMAVALYGSSRLAFYKPSNKRWLKLPTRALPYFQDVIFFQRWIFAIEYDGQLYRFDTMTKAGPMVTIFKPSTPFHTVTTKDINQKYLIVTADRSLLMVVRHLINLICEEEERSYKTTKFDIYELKENSNAWSRISSLGNYILVIGFNASVQMFAGNLLNSKGNQIYFTDSLVEEQSLVETYYHNIGIFNLEDGSCQEVLSDVNFFCPPVWILP